CTGTCGTTCTTCGACAGCGCCCTGAAGTGGCGCGCCGAGCCGGGCGAATTCAGGCTGATGGTCGGCAGCGCGTCCGACGACATCCGGCTGGAAACGACCCTGCACCTCCAATGAGAGACACCATGAACGATACCCCCGTCATCACCTCGGTCCGCGTGATCCCCGTCGCGGGGCGGGACAGCATGCTGCTGAACCTGTCCGGCGCGCACGCGCCTTTCTTCACCCGCAACCTGCTGATCCTCACCGACAGTTCTGGCAGGCAGGGCGTGGGCGAAGTGCCGGGCGGCGAAGCGATCCGCAAGACGCTGGAAGATGCGCAGGCGCTGATCGTCGGCCGCCCGGTCGGCGACTATAACGCGGTGCTGAACTCGGCCCGCACGGCGTTCGCCAGCCGCGATGCGGGCGGCCGCGGCGTGCAGACGTTCGACCTGCGCGTGGCGATCCATGCGGTGACGGCCATCGAATGCGCACTGCTCGATTTGCTGGGCCAGTTCCTCGGCGTGCCGGTGGCGGCGCTGCTGGGAGAGGGGCAGCAACGCGACCAGGTGCCGATCCTGGGCTACCTGTTCTACATCGGCGACAAGCATAAAACCGACCTGCCGTACGCCAGCGAACCGGATGCGCCGGATGCCTGGAGCCGGCTGCGCCATGAAGAAGCCTTGACGCCCGAGGCGATCGTGGCGCTGGCGGATGCGGCGTACGATCGCTATGGCTTCCGCGACTTCAAGCTGAAAGGCGGCGTGCTGCGCGGCGAGGAGGAAATCGAAGCGGTGACGGCGCTGGCGGAACGCTTCCCCGAAGCGCGCATCACGCTGGACCCGAACGGCGGCTGGCTGCTGGAGGATGCGATCCGCCTGTGCCGCGACAAGGGCGACGTGCTGGCCTATGCGGAAGACCCGTGCGGTCCGGAGAACGGCTACTCGGGCCGCGAGGTGATGGCCGAGTTCCGCCGCGCGACCGGCCTGCCGACGGCGACCAACATGATCGCCACCGACTGGCGCGAGATGAGCCATGCCATCGCCCTGCAGTCCGTGACGATCCCGCTGGCCGATCCGCACTTCTGGACGATGCAGGGTTCGGTGCGCGTGGCGCAGCTGTGCCAGGCATTCGGCCTCACGTGGGGTTCGCATTCGAACAACCATTTCGACGTGTCGCTGGCGATGTTCACCCACGTGGCCGCGGCGGCGCCGGGCAACATCACCGCCATCGACACGCACTGGATCTGGCAGGACGGCCAGCGCCTCACGAAGGAACCGCTGCGGATCGTGGGCGGCCTGGTCGACGTGCCGAAGACGCCGGGCCTGGGCGTGGAACTGGACATGGACGAAGTGGAAGCGGCGCACCGGCGCTACCTGGGCATGGGCCTGGGCGCGCGCAACGACGCGGCCGCGATGCAGTTCCTGGTGCCGGGCTGGCAGTTCGACAGCAAACGTCCATGCCTGGTGCGCTGATGGCGGACACCGACAAGCACGCCGACAAGGACGCCGGCAACATGCCGGGCAGGCGCCGCCGCAAGGGCCTCGGCCTGACGCTGCGCGACGTGGCCCGGCTGGCCAACGTGGCGCCGATCACCGCGTCGCGCGCGTTGAACACGCCCGACGCGGTGTCGGACGAGATCCTGCGGCGCGTGAAGGATGCCGTCGAGCGCACCGGCTACGTGCCGAACCTGCTCGCCGGCGGCCTCGCGTCGCGCCGCTCGCGACTGGTGGCCGCCGTGGTGCCGACCATTACCGGCTCGGTGTTCTTGGAGACGGTACAGGCGCTGACCGAGACGCTGGCGGCCAACGGCTACCAGATGATGCTGGGCCAGTCCGGCTACCACGGCTCGCGCGAGGACGCGCTGCTGGAAACGATCATCGGCCGCCGCCCGGACGGCGTGATCCTCACCGGCATCATGCACTCCACGCTGGCGCGGCGCCGGCTGGTGGCCAGCGGCATTCCCGTCGTCGAGACATGGGACCTGACGCCGACGCCGGTCGACATGCTGGTGGGTTTTTCGCACGAGAAGGTGGGCGCCGCCGTGGCGCAGTTCCTGCACAGGCGCGGCCGGCGCCGCATGGCCTGCATCAGCGCCGACGACGAACGCGCAATCCGCCGCAACCTTGCCTTCGCCAACGCCGCCCAGGCGCTGGGAGCGGACGTGGTACCGACCCACATGGTGCCGGCGCCCAGTTCCGTGGCCAGCGGCCGCGAAGGCCTGCGCGCGCTGCTGGCGAAAGACCCGTCGCTCGACGCGATCTTCTGCAGCTCCGACATGGTGGCGCTCGGCGTGCTGACCGAGGCCCAGGCACAGGGCATCAGGGTGCCGGACCAGCTGGCCATCATCGGGCTGGGCGACCTCGCCATGTCGCGCGAGCTGCACCCGGCGCTGACCACCGTGCGGGTCGACGGCACGCTGATCGGGCACACCGCCGCGCAGTACATCATGCAGCGCGCCGACGGGCTGGTGGTGGCGGAGCCGGTGTGCGATGTGGGGTTTACGATCGTGGAGCGGGCGACGACTTAGGAGCCATAAGATGAACTTGATGGACTACCTTCATGCGGTCAATGACGAGCACACATTTCTGGCGTTCGTGCATGCTTTGACGAAGGACCGTCATGCTGCTGTGAACAAATCTGCCGCCGACAACAGCGATGACGTTGAGAACGGCTGGAGCAATGAAACAATAGAAGGGTTTCTGGAGTCAGCACATGCCTGGGCGGAGGAATCCGATTTCGGTGCGCGGCAGGGGCTTGATTCTGCCTCGCCCTGGAAAAAGTTCGCGACTTTTCTATATTGCGGGAAAGTTTACGAATAAGCGTGCTCAAGCCGGCGCGGTCGCCCGCTCCAGCTCCGCCAGCCACACCATCGCATGCTCGCGGCTGTCGCCGCACATGTCGGCCGCTGGCTGCAGGCCGCCGCAAAACGCCGGCCGCTCCGGCTTGCCGAACACGCGGCACCGGTTGTCGTCATCGAGCTGCACGCAGCGCACGCCGGCGGGCTTGCCGTTCGGCATGCCGGGAAGCGGGCTGGTAATCGAGGGCGCGGTGCAGCAGGCACCGCAATGGTCGCGGCAGTTCATGGTCGGGCGGGCGGTAGTGTGCAAGAACGGGGCAAGGGCGGGACAGGGGCGCTGGAGAAAGCCGGCTATTGTACCCCGCTCAGTGCCCGCCCAGCAGCAGCGAAATCGAATACAGCAGCACGCCCACGACACCGCCGACCAGCGTGCCGTTGATGCGGATGAACTGCAGGTCGCTGCCCACCTGCAGCTCCAGCTTCTGCGAAATCGTTTCGGCATCCCACTTGTCGATCACCTTCTGCACCACCGCCACGATCAGCCCGCGCCGCTCGACGATCGCCTCGGCGGCGAAGCTTTTCAGCCACTCGTTCAGCTTGGCCCGCACCGTGGCGTTCTGCTCCAGCGCGGTGGCGAAAATGCGCAGCGCGCCCTGGGTGCGCAGCAGCAGCCGCGATTCGGGCGATTCGCTGGCCGCCAGCAGCCGGATGCGAATGTCGCCCCACACGCCGGACACGTATTCGCGGAACAGCGGGTGCGTTAGCCCGCGCGTCAGCAGGGCGCGCAGCTTCTGTTCGTATTCGGGCGATTCTTCTAGCTTCGCGATCAGCTCCGTGATCGCGTCGTGGAAGCGGGCGCGCCATTCGCCGTCTTCATCGGCCATGTCGTCGAGGATGCTGCCGATGCCGTCCATCAGCCGCTCGAAGAATTTTTCGTCGACCATCTTCGGTATCCACTTCGGGCTGTGGTCGTGCACCTTCTGGCGGATATAGCCACGGTTTTCCTCCAGCGCGGCGGCGACCAGGCCCAGCACCTTCTGCAGCAGGCGCACGTGCTGGCCGTTCGCCACCAGTACCGACAGCACCTGGCCCATCAGGGGCGCCAGCCTGACATCCTTCAGGCTGGAGGCCAGCGTGCCGCCGACGAAACTGGCGGCGTCGCGGTCCTCGATCATGTTCAGCACCGCGGGAATGGTGCCGACGATGCGTTCGGCCACGGCGCGGTTGTTGGTGTCGTCGACCAGCCAGCGTGCGCAGGTTCCGGCGAAATCCACGTCCTTCAGCTCGTTTCGCACCACTTCCGGCGTGATGAAGTTATGTTCCAGGAATTCGGCGATGTTGGCGCCGATCCGGTCCTTGTTGCGGGGGATGATGGCGGTGTGCGGGATCGGCAGGCCGAGCGGATGGCGGAACAGGGCGGTGACGGCGAACCAGTCGGCCAGGCCGCCCACCATCGCCGCTTCGGCGAAAGCGGCCACGAAGCCCAGCCACGGGTAATCCGGCTGCAACAGCCTGGCGGTCACGAAAACCCCGGCCATGGCGGCCAGCAGGCAGGTGGCAATGCGGCGGATGCGCCGCAGGCGCAAGAGGGGATCCCTGGACGGCAACACTATCTCCCGGCAAAAGACTTGCCCGATGATACGTCGGCACGGCCGTGCGTTACCGTTCGGTACGTCACGATGCGGCCGGCTGGATTAGGATTGCCGGTACAGGAAAAACCACGGAGATCACCATGGACCGCGAACGACCGAAAGCAGGCGACGTGGTGCGGCCGATCGGCTGGCACCAGCAGATGATCGTCATCGCCGTGCGGGGCGACGATATCCGCTGCCGCTGGAACGACGACGAAGGCGAGCACGAGCAGGCATTTCCGTCCGGCCAGCTGGAAACGGTGCACCGCGGCGCCGAATTTTCCGCCAATCCGGAGCGCAGCCGGATCACGCATCGCCCTTAGTGCAGGGAGACGCAACCTTGACGTTGCTTTAGTGCAGGTCTATCATTTACTGACCCGCCAGTAAGTAAAGGGGCGGGTAATTGCAAGCAAGCGTCACGACAAGCGTCAAAACAAGCGTCGAAAAAGTGTCAAGCAAGCAGCAGGCAGCCCCGTAACAGCCAAGTATTAGCAAAGCAATCCCTCTATGCAATCCGACACGAAACCGCGCTGGGAGCGCCGCAAGGACGCCCGGCCGCAGGAACTGCTGGCCGCCGCGCTGGACCTGTTCGTGGACCGCGGCTACGCCGCCACCCGCCTGGAAGACGTGGCGCGTCGCGCCGGCGTGTCGAAAGGCACGCTCTATCTCTATTTCGAAAACAAGGAAGAGCTGTTCAAGGCCGTCGTTCGCGAGAATATCGTGGGAGTGATCGGCAAGGCGGAGAGCGATGTCGCCGCCGCCGACAGCACTTCCTGCAGCGAGCTGCTGCGCGCGATGCTGCGCCGCTGGTGGGCCGATGTGGCCTCCACGCGCGCCTCCGGGCTGGCCAAGCTGATGGTGGCCGAAGCCGGTAATTTTCCTGAAATTGCCCGGTTTTACAATGAGGAAGTGATCGCGCGCGGCCATGCGCTGATCGCCTCCATTGTGCAGCGCGGCGTGGAGCGTGGCGAATTCGTGCCGGTCGATGCGGAAATGATGACGCGCGTGTTGACGGCGCCCGTCACGATGCTGATGCTGTGGGCGCACAGCTTCGATCCGTGCTGCGGGCCGGTCGACCCGGAAGCGTTCATGGATGTCTATCTCGGCCTGGTCGAGCGCGGCATGGCACGGCCGGCGTGAACCGGCAAGGCTGCCGCAAGTTCGTGCGCAGCCATCGCAATTTCGTTCATTCAACCCCGCCAAACTGCAGACTGTCGCAATTTCAGGCCACCCGCCGTCGTTATCGTTAATATCCCGTCCAGACCAGTTCAACGATAAAATGACGGATTCTTATTCCTTCACTAAAGTCTAAAAGATGAATATCGAACAAGCCCGATTCAATATGATCGAACAGCAGATTCGTCCGTGGGACGTGCTGGACACCGATATCCTCGATCTGTTGATGGTTGTTAAACGCGAGGATTTTGTACCGGAAGCCTACAGGAAACTGGCTTTTGTCGACACTTCCATCCCGCTGCCGGGCGGCGCCTCGATGCTGAACCCGAAGATCGAAGCGCGCATCGTGCAGGACGTGCACGTGAAGAAGCATGAGAACGTTTTGCTGGTCGGTGCCGGCAGCGGCTATGTGGCCGCGCTGCTGGCGCACCGCGCCCGTCACGTGACCGTGGTCGAGATCGATCCGGCGCTGAAGGAACTGGCACAGAAGAACCTGGCCGCGAACGGCATCACCAATGCGACCGTGGAACTGGGCAACGGCGCGCAGGGCTGGGCCAACGGCGCCCCGTTCGACGTGATCGTGTTTGCCGGCGCGCTGCCGGTGCTGCCGGAATCGGTGCTGCAGCAGGTGAAGCCCGAAGGCCGCATCCTGGCGATCATCGGCGAATCGCCGGTCATGTCCGCGCACCTGATCACCCGCACCGCCGAAGGCAGCTACGACACGAAGAAGCTGTTCGAGACCGACGTGCAGCCGCTGCAGGCCGCCGTCACGCCATCGCACTTCACGTTCTGAAAGCTGGCCATGCAACAGATTACCGCTCCCGAGCTGGCCGCCTGGCTGGCCGATGACAAGCGCGCGCGCCCGTTCCTGCTGGACGTGCGCGAGAACTGGGAATTCGACACCTGCCATATCGAAGGTGCGACCCTGATGCCGATGCAGTCCATCCCGGCCCGCATCGACGACCTGGACGAGGATGCGGAAATCGTCTGCATCTGCCACCACGGCGCGCGCAGCCTGCAGGTGGCGGCGTTCCTGGAGCGGCACGGCTTCCAGAAAGTCACGAACCTGACGGGCGGCGTACACGCCTGGGCATTGCAGGTGGATGAATCGATGCCGAAGTACTGAGCAGGCGATCATCGCGGCGGCCGGGAAAAGAACAACACGAACCAACCCTTGACGAGTCCAACGGAGAACGCAATGCAGAGACCCCTTATCGCCATGCTGATCGCCGGCGCATTGACATGGAATGCACCAGCGGCGCAGGCGGCCGATCTGATCCAGGTTTATCAGCAGGCGCTGGCAAACGATGCCACGTATGCCAGCGCGCGCAATTCGCTGACAGTGGGGCAGGAACGGATTACCCAGGGGCGTTCCCAATTGTTGCCGGGGATTGCGCTGCAGGGCAACCACACGCGTTTCTACGGTACGACCACGCCGCCGACCGGACAGAAGGCGGATTCCGACAACCACCAGAATTCCTACAGCTTGACGCTGTCACAGCCGCTGTTCGATTACGCGGCATGGCAGTCTTACGAGCAAAGCAAGCTGTCGCAGGCACAGGCCGAAGTACAGTTCGCGCAGGCCCGGCAGGACCTGATCGTGCGCGTGGCCCAGTCCTATTTCGACGTGCTGACGGCGCAGGACAACCTGGCATCGATCCAGGCGCAAAAGTCCGCCACGACCGAGCAGCTGGCATCGGCCAAGCGCAACTTCGAAGTCGGCACGCAGACCATTACCGATACCCACGAAGCGCAAGCCGCGTACGACCTGGTGGTGGCGCAGGAATTCGCCGCCATCAACGCACTCGAAGTGGCGCGCACCGCGCTGCAGCAGATCGTCGGCACCGCGCCGGCATCGCTGGCCACGTTGCGCGCCGGGGTGACGATCGCGCCGCCGGAACCGGCCAACATCGAGCCATGGATCTCGGCCGCCGAGGCGGACAACTTCAATGTGGCGCTGCAGCGGCTGAGCGTGGAAATCGCCAAGCGCGAGATCGCCCGCAACCGCGCCGGCCACCTGCCGACGGTGGACTTCACCGCCAACTCCAACCGCGTCAGCCAGACGGGCCTGGGCATCACCCGCGGGACGACGGTCGGCGTGACATGGACGGTGCCGATCTTCAACGGTTTCGCCGTCACCAGCAAGGTGCGCGAAACCATCGCCCTGGAAGAAAAATCACGCAACGACCTGGAAGCGAACCGGCGTGCGGCCGCGCAGAGCGCCCGCCAGGCCTACCTGGGCGTCAACAGCGGGCTGGCGCAGGTCAGGGCGCTGCAGGCGGCGGAAGTGTCGAGCCAGTCCGCGCTGGAATCGAACAAGCTGGGCTACCAGGTGGGCGTGCGGATCAACATCGACGTGCTGAATGCGCAGCGCCAGCTGTACTCCACGCAGCGCGACCTGGCAAAGGCCCGCTACGACACGATCATGAACGGCCTGCGGCTGAAGGCGGCCGCCGGCACGCTGCGGGACGAGGACCTGGCGCCGGTGAATGCGTTGCTGACGAACTGACTCCGCCCGGGAGGCGAAAACCGGTGTCCGGCATCCGCGCCTGCGGCGTGGTGTCCGACACCATCCAGCTTCCAGCAATGAAAAACGCCGGCCCGTGCGATGCACGGGCCGGCGTTTTTCATGGGCTGCGCGACAATCAGCGCAGGCCGCCGCCTTCGGCATCGAACGAGCGTTCGATCAGCTCGATCTTGTAGCCGTCCGGGTCGGTCACGAAGGCGATCACGGTGGTGCCGCCTTTCACGGGGCCCGGCTCGCGGGTCACGTTGCCGCCGTTCGCCTTGACCGCCGCGCAGGCTTCCACGATGTTCTCGGAAGAGATGGCGATATGGCCGTAGGCGTTGCCCAGGTCGTAGCTGTCGGTACCGTAGTTGTACGTCAGTTCCAGCTCGGCGTGATCCGGGTTGTTGCCGTAGCCGACGAAGGCCAGCGTGTACTGGTACTCGGGATTGTCGCTGGTGCGCAGCAGTTTCATGCCGAGCACGTTGGTATAGAAATCGATGGAGCGCTGCAGGTCACCGACCCGCAGCATGGTATGCAGGATGCGCATTGCCGTAGTCTTTCGTTGTTGCCAAAGGTGCGATTGTAGGGGTTTTCGCGGATCTTCGCCGAGAGCGACCGGCCGCCTGTGCGCCGGTTGCTTTCGTATTTGCCCGGAGTCCGGTTGCTGTTATTGCCCCGCCGGCGCCACGCGCCAGATCGTGTTGCCCACGTCATCGGCCACCAGCAGCGCGCCATCCTTCGCCACGGCGACACCGACCGGGCGGCCCTTGGCGCGTTCTTCCTTGCTGAGGAACCCGGTGAGGAAATCCTGCGGCGGGCCGGAAGGCTTGCCGTCCGCGAACGGCACGAACACCACCTTGTAGCCGCTGTGCGGCTTGCGGTTCCACGAGCCGTGCTGGCCGATGAACGCGCCACCCTGGTAGCTGGCGGGGAACAGCCTGGCCGTATAGAACTCCAGGCCCAGCGATGCCGTATGCCCGCCCAGCGCGTAGTCTGGCACGATGGCCTTGGCGACCAGGTCCGGCCGCTGCTTCTCGACGCGGGTGTCGACATGCTGGCCGAACCAGCTGTACGGCCAGCCGTAGAAGCCGCCGTCCTTCACCGAGGTCAGGTAGTCCGGCACCAGGTCGTTGCCCAGTTCGTCGCGCTCGTTGACCACGGTCCACAGCGTCTTCGTCTTCGGTTCCCACGCCATGCCGTTCGGGTTGCGCAGGCCCGTGGCATACAGCCGCGATTTGCCGGTGGCGCGCTCTAGCTGCCAGATGGCGGCGCGGCCTTCCTCCTTGTCGATGCCGTTCTCGGCCACGTTCGAGTTCGAGCCCACGGTCATGTACAGGAACTTGCCGTCCGGGCTGGCGGTAATGTTCTTCGTCCAGTGGTGGTTCAGCGGGCCGGCGGGCAGGCTCATCACTTTCACACCCGATGCCGCGATGGCCGTCTTGCCTTCCTCGTACGGGAAGCGCACCACGGCATCCGAGTTCGCCACATAGAAGTCCTTGTTCACCAGCACCATGCCGAACGGCGAGCTCAGGTTCTTCAGGAACACGCTGCGCGTTTGCGCCGCGCCGTTCGCGTCCACGCCGCGCAGCAGCGTGATGCGGTTCGCCGACGGCGAAACGGCCCCCGCCTTTTTCTGCATGTGCTTCATGATCGCGCCCTTGACGCCCTTGCTGTCCTCCGGCTTCGGCGGCGCGTTCGTCTCGGCCACCAGCACGTCGCCGTTGGGCAGCACGTACAGCCAGCGGGGGTGGTCGAGATCGCGGGCGTAGGCGGTGACCGTGAAGCCGGCCGCGGCCACGGGTTTCTCGTCGCCTTTCCACACGTCGGTGGGCGCCACGTTCACGGTCGGGATCAGCGACTTCTCCGGTGCCGGCAACTTGGGATTCGGGCCCCAGCCGGCGGGAAAGCCGGTCGATGCGGCGGCCGGTGCGGAAGGCGAGGCGGGGGACTGGGCCAGGGCGGCGCCGCTGGCCAGCAGGGCGCCAAGAACAAGGATCGGTTTCATGATGGTCGTGTCGGCAGGCGTTGGAAGAACATGGAACCCGGAAAAAAATCCCGGCAAGCAGGCCGGGAAACAGTCCGGGGAAAGGAACAGGTTCAGTCGCGCTTGATCACCGGCAGCGGATCCGCTTCCGGCGCGGCATTGCCCGGCGGCGCTTTCTGGATGCCGGCTTCCTGCTGGTGCAGGTCGGTGTCGACCAGGCCCGCTTCGATATCGCGTCCGGCCTGCTCGATGCGGCTGCGCACCGGCTGGTGCTGCGTGCCCTCGGGCGACTGGTCGCGTTCGTGCGGCAGCCGCTTGCCGGCCGTGTCGTCGATGTGGACTTCGGTATTGACCTGGCGGTCTACCGTGTTCGGCTCTCTCGATTCACTCATGATGCGTCTCTCCAATTACTTAGCTGAATCTCATGTTATCGGTTACGCCCGATCGTGGTCGCCCGCTTGGGAGTGTTGCATTATTGCCATTTTCATAGTGCATTCCTGCCATGAAGTGGTTAGCATGAAAGACTGCTTCGCCAACGAAAGGCAACCGCTTGAAACCCCTCCAGAACCACATGCCCGGCCCGGATGCAGCCGGTCATCATGCGGCCGACCACGCCGTGCCGGCGAACTGCCGGAACTGCGGCACCGCCGTGGCCGACCACTATTGCCCGCACTGCGGCCAGGAAACTCGGCTGCACATGCCGAGCTTTACGGAATTCGCGCATGAATTCATCAGCCATTACGTGGCACTGGAGGGCAAATTGTGGGGCACGTTCATGCGCCTGCTGTTCCGGCCGGGCGCGCTGACGAACGAATACCTGGCCGGCCGGCGCCGCCGTTACGTGGAACCGCTGCGCCTGTACCTCACGCTATCGATCCTGTTCTTTGCGCTGATCAAGGTGTCCGGCGTCAGCGTGTTCAGCACGACGGTCGATACCGCGCCCGCCGTGATCGCCGGCGCGCCCGCCGCCCGGGGCGTCGAGAAAAGCCCGGCAGAACGCGGCGACACGCTGGAAATCGGCGCCAGCCTGCCGCAAGAGCTGAAGGGCTGGCCGGCCGTCGCACACGCCGTCGACCGCTTCGACGAACTGGGCAACGAGGAGAAAGGCAAGGCGCTATCGGCCAGCTTCTTCCGCTACGCGCCGTATGCGATGTTTTGCCTGATGCCCCTGTTCGCCCTGTACCTGAAGGGGCTTTACGTGGGGACGGGGCGGCGTTATGGCGAACACCTGCTGTTCGCGCTCCATGTGAACTCGTTCGCCTTCGTGATGTTTACCGCGTTCGCGGTGATGCCGGACGGTTTCTTCAAGTTCCTGCTGTTCTGCTGGCTGCTCGGCTACCTGCCGTGGGCAATGCGTCGCGTCTACCGGAAAAGCCGGTGGGGCACCGCCCTGCGCTGGGTGGCGCTGATGGCGCTGCATATGCTGTCGCTGGCGGCGGCGGTCCTGGTGGCCATGTTCCTCGGTATCGCGCTCGCCCGCTGACGCGTGGCACCCATCTTGCACAACTGACCACCGGGCCTTATACTGGTTAAATATACAGTAATCGTGAGCGTGCCCCGGGTTGATGCGGGAGCGCTGCATGGCGAAACGGCATTGAAATGAGGTACCCTTCGCCATGCACGCCTCGTGCATATATCTGTCCCGTCGAAAGCTCCCTATGCCCGCCACCCCTGCCATGTACAACACGATCGCGCTGGTCGTCCGGCCCAATACGGCCGGCATCGAAGATTCCGTGCGCGACGTTCTCGCTTTCCTGCGCCAGGGCGGCTACAGCGTCGTGTTCGATGCGGACACGGCCGCGCACCTGAACATGCCGGAGATTCCCGCGATGAGCGCGCAGGGCATCGGCGAAAAATGCGATTGCGCGATCGTCATGGGCGGCGACGGCACGATGCTGGGCATTGCCCGCCAGCTGGCGCCGTTCGAGATACCGCTGATCGGCATCAACCAGGGCCGGCTGGGCTTCATGACCGATATCCCGCGCGAAGGCATGCTGCCGGTGCTGGGCCGTATCCTTGCCGGCACCCACAAGCTGGAGCGCCGCACGCTGCTCGAAGGGCGCGTGCTGCGCAACGGCAAGCCGATCCACTTCGGGATGGCCGTCAACGACGTGGTGGTGGCGCGCGGCGCCGGCAGCGGCATGGTGGAACTGCGCGTCGATGTCGACGATCACTTCATGTACAACCAGCGCTCGGATGGCCTGATCGTTTCCACGCCCACCGGGTCGACGGCCTACGCCCTGTCGGCCGGCGGGCCGCTGCTGCATCCCACGCTGGGCGGCATCGTGCTGGTGCCGATTGCGCCGCATGCGCTGTCGAACCGGCCGATCGTGCTGCCCGACTCGAGCGAGATCGTCATCGAGATCAACCGCGGGCGCGACATCACGGTGAACTTCGACATGCAGACGTTCGCCAGCCTGATGCCGCAGGACCGCATCCATATCCGGCGCTCGCCGCACGCGATCACCTTCCTGCATCCGGAAGGCTGGAGCTACTACAACACGCTGCGCGAAAAACTGCACTGGAACGAGTACCCGTCCACGGACGGGAAAATCTGACGCAAGAATTCAACACTGGAAGCTCTTTACCGCGATCTATGCTGCGTACACTGTCCATCCGCGATTTCGTCATTGTCGATTCCATCGAACTGGAATTTTCCGCCGGCTTCACGGTGTTTACAGGCGAGACGGGCGCCGGCAAGTCGATCCTGATCGATGCGCTCACGCTGGCGCTCGGCGGGCGTGGCGATGCGAGCGTGGTGCGCGAAGGCGCGGCCAAGGCCAACATCACGGCCGATTTCGCGCTCTCCGCGGCGGCGCGGCACTGGCTCGATGCCAACGAGTTCGCCGCCGACGATGGCGGCGCGCTGCTGCGCCGCGTGATCGACAACGCCGGCCGTTCCAAGGCCTACATCAACGGCATCGCCGCCACGGCCGGCCAGTTGCGCGAGCTGGGCGACCTGCTGGTGGACATCCACGGCCAGCATGCGCACCAGTCGCTGCTCAAGACCGAGGCGCAGCGCGAGCTGCTCGACAGCCAGGCCGGCGCCAGCGGCAAGGATGTCGCCACGGCCTACAAGGCATGGCGCGCGCTGGCCAAGCAGCTGCAGGAATTCGAAACCAATGCCGCCAACGTGCTGCTCGAACGCGAGCGCATCGAATGGCAGGTGGGCGAGCTCGACAAGCTGGCGCCGAAGCCGGGCGAGTGGACCGAGATCGGCAACGAGCACAGCCGGCTGTCGCACGCGGCCAGCCTGCTCGAAGGCGCGCAGGAAGCGCTGGCGGTCATTTCCGAATCGGACGAGCAGCCGATCGTGTCGCAGCTGTCGTCGCTGAACCAGAAGCTGGCCAAGCTGGTGTCGGTGGATGCCGAACTGCAGCCGATACTCGACCTGATCGAATCGGCCCGCATCCAGCTGCAGGAATCGGCGTATGCGCTGAACACGTACCTGGACCGCGTTGAACTGGACCCGGAGCGCCTGCGCGAAGTCGATGCGCGGATGGAGGCGCTGCATTCGTCGGCCCGCAAGTTCCGTGTCGACCCGGACGACCTGCCGGCCGAACACGCCCGGCTGACCGCGCAGTTGAGCCAGCTGGCCGATGCCACCGACATCGAAGGCCTGCGCAAGCAGGAGGCGAAGCTGAAGGACGAGTACCTGGCGGTGGCGCGGAAGCTGTCCGCCACGCGCGCCACCGCCGCGCGTGCGCTGGGCGAGGCGGTCACCAAGGCGATGCAGGACCTGAACATGACGGGCGGGCGGTTCGAGGTGGCGCTGCACCCGGCC
Above is a window of Pseudoduganella dura DNA encoding:
- a CDS encoding rhodanese-like domain-containing protein yields the protein MQQITAPELAAWLADDKRARPFLLDVRENWEFDTCHIEGATLMPMQSIPARIDDLDEDAEIVCICHHGARSLQVAAFLERHGFQKVTNLTGGVHAWALQVDESMPKY
- a CDS encoding TolC family outer membrane protein, which gives rise to MQRPLIAMLIAGALTWNAPAAQAADLIQVYQQALANDATYASARNSLTVGQERITQGRSQLLPGIALQGNHTRFYGTTTPPTGQKADSDNHQNSYSLTLSQPLFDYAAWQSYEQSKLSQAQAEVQFAQARQDLIVRVAQSYFDVLTAQDNLASIQAQKSATTEQLASAKRNFEVGTQTITDTHEAQAAYDLVVAQEFAAINALEVARTALQQIVGTAPASLATLRAGVTIAPPEPANIEPWISAAEADNFNVALQRLSVEIAKREIARNRAGHLPTVDFTANSNRVSQTGLGITRGTTVGVTWTVPIFNGFAVTSKVRETIALEEKSRNDLEANRRAAAQSARQAYLGVNSGLAQVRALQAAEVSSQSALESNKLGYQVGVRINIDVLNAQRQLYSTQRDLAKARYDTIMNGLRLKAAAGTLRDEDLAPVNALLTN
- the gloA gene encoding lactoylglutathione lyase, whose product is MRILHTMLRVGDLQRSIDFYTNVLGMKLLRTSDNPEYQYTLAFVGYGNNPDHAELELTYNYGTDSYDLGNAYGHIAISSENIVEACAAVKANGGNVTREPGPVKGGTTVIAFVTDPDGYKIELIERSFDAEGGGLR
- a CDS encoding PQQ-dependent sugar dehydrogenase; translation: MKPILVLGALLASGAALAQSPASPSAPAAASTGFPAGWGPNPKLPAPEKSLIPTVNVAPTDVWKGDEKPVAAAGFTVTAYARDLDHPRWLYVLPNGDVLVAETNAPPKPEDSKGVKGAIMKHMQKKAGAVSPSANRITLLRGVDANGAAQTRSVFLKNLSSPFGMVLVNKDFYVANSDAVVRFPYEEGKTAIAASGVKVMSLPAGPLNHHWTKNITASPDGKFLYMTVGSNSNVAENGIDKEEGRAAIWQLERATGKSRLYATGLRNPNGMAWEPKTKTLWTVVNERDELGNDLVPDYLTSVKDGGFYGWPYSWFGQHVDTRVEKQRPDLVAKAIVPDYALGGHTASLGLEFYTARLFPASYQGGAFIGQHGSWNRKPHSGYKVVFVPFADGKPSGPPQDFLTGFLSKEERAKGRPVGVAVAKDGALLVADDVGNTIWRVAPAGQ
- a CDS encoding DUF3667 domain-containing protein, with product MKPLQNHMPGPDAAGHHAADHAVPANCRNCGTAVADHYCPHCGQETRLHMPSFTEFAHEFISHYVALEGKLWGTFMRLLFRPGALTNEYLAGRRRRYVEPLRLYLTLSILFFALIKVSGVSVFSTTVDTAPAVIAGAPAARGVEKSPAERGDTLEIGASLPQELKGWPAVAHAVDRFDELGNEEKGKALSASFFRYAPYAMFCLMPLFALYLKGLYVGTGRRYGEHLLFALHVNSFAFVMFTAFAVMPDGFFKFLLFCWLLGYLPWAMRRVYRKSRWGTALRWVALMALHMLSLAAAVLVAMFLGIALAR
- a CDS encoding NAD kinase, producing the protein MPATPAMYNTIALVVRPNTAGIEDSVRDVLAFLRQGGYSVVFDADTAAHLNMPEIPAMSAQGIGEKCDCAIVMGGDGTMLGIARQLAPFEIPLIGINQGRLGFMTDIPREGMLPVLGRILAGTHKLERRTLLEGRVLRNGKPIHFGMAVNDVVVARGAGSGMVELRVDVDDHFMYNQRSDGLIVSTPTGSTAYALSAGGPLLHPTLGGIVLVPIAPHALSNRPIVLPDSSEIVIEINRGRDITVNFDMQTFASLMPQDRIHIRRSPHAITFLHPEGWSYYNTLREKLHWNEYPSTDGKI